In Eschrichtius robustus isolate mEscRob2 chromosome 11, mEscRob2.pri, whole genome shotgun sequence, the following proteins share a genomic window:
- the PLCB3 gene encoding 1-phosphatidylinositol 4,5-bisphosphate phosphodiesterase beta-3 isoform X2 — translation MDFINQKQRDPRLNEVLYPPLRPSQARLLIEKYEPNQQFLERDQMSMEGFSRYLGGEENGILPLEALDLSTDMTQPLSAYFINSSHNTYLTAGQLAGTSSVEMYRQALLWGCRCVELDVWKGRPPEEEPFITHGFTMTTEVPLRDVLEAIAETAFKTSPYPVILSFENHVDSAKQQAKMAEYCRSIFGDALLIDPLDKYPLAPGVPLPSPQDLMGRILVKNKKRHRPSTGVPDSSVRKRPLEQSNSALSESSAATEPSSPQLGSPSSDSCPGLSNGEEAGLEKPSLEPQKSLGEESLQRGPDALGSAYREDEEEDEEEEEQTDPKKPTTDEGTASSEVNATEEMSTLVNYIEPVKFKSFEAARKRNKCFEMSSFVETKAMEQLTKSPMEFVEYNKQQLSRIYPKGTRVDSSNYMPQLFWNVGCQLVALNFQTLDVAMQLNVGVFEYNGRSGYLLKPEFMRRPDKSFDPFTEVIVDGIVANAVRVKVISGQFLSDRKVGIYVEVDMFGLPVDTRRKYRTRTSQGNSFNPVWDEEPFDFPKVVLPTLASLRIAAFEEGGKFVGHRILPVSAIRSGYHYICLRNEANQPLCLPALLIYTEASDYIPDDHQDYAEALINPIKHVSLMDQRAKQLAALIGESEAQAGPETSQETQSQQPGSQLTPNPTPSPLDTSPRRPPGPVTCPTSTSLSSPGQRDDLIASILSEVAPAPLDELRGHKALVKLQSRQERDFRELHKKHQRKAVALTRRLLDSLAQAQAESRCRHQPGVLGGEDEREEEEEVKRYQEFQKKQVQCLLELREAQADTESERRLEHLRQAQQKLREIVTDAHTTQFKRLKEMNEREKKELQKILDRKRHNSISEAKTREKHKKEAELTEINRRHITESVNSIRRLEEAQKQRQERLVATQQQILQQLTEEEPKLLAQLAQECQEQRERLPQEIRWSLLGETPEGLGDGHLVACASNGHAPGSSGHLSGADSESQEETTKL, via the exons ATGGACTTCATCAACCAGAAGCAACGGGACCCGAGGCTCAATGAAGTGCTGTACCCGCCTCTGCGGCCCTCCCAGGCCCGGCTGCTTATCGAGAAGTATGAGCCCAACCAGCAATTCCTGGAGAGAG acCAGATGTCCATGGAGGGCTTCAGCCGCTACCTGGGAGGTGAGGAGAACGGCATCCTGCCCCTAGAGGCCCTGGATCTGAGCACAGACATGACCCAGCCGCTCAGTGCCTACTTCATCAACTCCTCACACAACACCTATCTCACGG CGGGGCAGCTGGCGGGAACCTCGTCGGTGGAGATGTACCGGCAGGCACTGCTGTGGGGCTGCCGCTGCGTGGAGCTGGACGTGTGGAAAGGGCGGCCGCCTGAGGAGGAGCCCTTCATCACCCACGGCTTCACCATGACCACGGAGGTGCCGCTGCGAGACGTGCTGGAGGCCATTGCGGAGACCGCCTTCAAGACCTCGCCCTACCCCGTCATCCTCTCCTTTGAGAACCACGTGGACTC GGCAAAGCAGCAGGCCAAGATGGCTGAGTACTGCCGCTCCATCTTTGGGGACGCACTGCTCATCGACCCCCTGGACAAGTACCCG CTGGCCCCGGGCgtccccctgcccagcccccaggACCTGATGGGCCGCATCCTGGTGAAGAACAAGAAGCGGCACCGGCCCAGCACTGGCGTTCCCGACAGCTCCGTGCGCAAGCGGCCGCTAGAGCAGAGCAACTCGGCCCTGAGCGAGAGCTCCGCCGCCACCGAGCCCTCCTCGCCCCAGCTCG GGTCCCCCAGCTCTGACAGCTGCCCAGGCCTGAGCAATGGGGAGGAGGCGGGCCTTGAGAAGCCCAGCCTGGAGCCTCAGAAGTCTCTGGGTGAGGAGAGTTTGCAGCGGGGCCCTGATGCTCTTGGATCTGCCTACCGTGAGGATGAGGaagaggatgaggaagaggaggaacagaCGGACCCCAAAAAGCCGACCACCGACGAG GGCACTGCCAGCAGTGAGGTCAATGCCACTGAGGAAATGTCGACACTTGTCAACTACATCGAGCCCGTCAAGTTCAAGTCCTTCGAGGCTGCTCGAA agagGAACAAGTGCTTTGAGATGTCATCCTTTGTGGAGACCAAGGCCATGGAGCAACTGACCAAGAGCCCCATGGAGTTTGTGGA ATACAACAAGCAGCAGCTCAGCCGCATCTACCCCAAGGGCACACGCGTGGACTCGTCCAACTACATGCCCCAGCTCTTCTGGAACGTGGGCTGCCAGCTCGTCGCGCTCAACTTCCAGACCCTGG ACGTGGCCATGCAGCTCAACGTGGGCGTGTTCGAGTACAACGGGCGCAGTGGCTACCTACTCAAGCCCGAGTTCATGCGGCGGCCGGACAAGTCCTTTGACCCCTTCACCGAGGTCATCGTGGACGGCATCGTGGCCAATGCCGTGCGGGTCAAG GTGATCTCGGGGCAGTTCCTGTCCGACAGGAAGGTGGGCATCTACGTGGAGGTGGATATGTTCGGCCTCCCCGTCGACACGCGGCGCAAGTACCGCACTCGGACCTCTCAGGGGAACTCGTTCAACCCCGTGTGGGATGAGGAGCCCTTCGATTTCCCCAAG GTGGTGCTGCCCACGCTGGCTTCGCTGCGCATCGCGGCCTTTGAGGAGGGTGGCAAGTTCGTGGGGCACCGGATCCTGCCTGTCTCTGCCATCCGCTCAG GGTACCACTACATCTGCCTGCGGAACGAGGCCAACCAGCCGCTGTGCCTGCCGGCCCTGCTCATCTACACTGAGGCCTCTGACTACATCCCCGATGACCACCAGG ACTACGCAGAGGCCCTGATCAATCCCATCAAGCACGTCAGCCTGATGGACCAGAGGGCCAAGCAGCTGGCCGCCCTCATTGGGGAGAGTGAG gctcaggctggccCGGAGACAAGCCAGGAGACCCAGTCTCAGCAGCCAGGGTCCCAGCTGACCCCAAACCCCACACCCAGCCCACTGGACACCTCCCCCCGCCGGCCCCCAGGCCCCGTCACCTGCCCCACCAGCACCTCCCTCAGCAGCCCAG GTCAGCGCGATGACCTCATTGCCAGCATCCTCTCAG AGGTGGCCCCGGCTCCGCTGGAtgagctccgaggccacaaggcCCTGGTGAAGCTCCAGAGCCGGCAAGAGCGAGACTTTCGAGAGCTGCACAAGAAGCATCAGCGGAAGGCGGTTGCCCTCACACGCCGGTTGCTCGACAGcctggcccaggcccaggccgaGAGCAGGTGCCGGCACCAGCCAGGTGTCCT AGGCGGGGAGGacgagagggaggaggaggaagaggtgaaGAGGTATCAAGAGTTCCAAAAGAAACAGGTGCAGTGTCTGCTGGAGCTGAGGGAGGCCCAGGCGGACACAGAGTCCGAGCGGAGGCTGGAGCACCTGAGACAG GCTCAGCAGAAGCTCAGGGAGATTGTCACGGATGCTCACACCACTCAGTTCAAGAGACTGAAGGAGATGAACGAGAG GGAGAAGAAGGAACTGCAGAAGATCCTGGACAGGAAGCGCCACAACAGTATCTCAGAGGCAAAGACCAGGGAGAAACATAAGAAGGAGGC GGAACTGACAGAGATTAACCGTCGGCACATCACTGAGTCGGTCAACTCCATCCGTCGG ctggaggaggccCAGAAGCAGCGGCAGGAACGCCTTGTGGCCACGCAGCAGCAGATTCTCCAACAGCTGACAGAAGAGGAGCCCAAG ctgctggcccagCTGGCCCAGGAGTGTCAGGAGCAGCGGGAGAGGCTGCCCCAGGAGATCCGCTGGAGCCTGCTGGGCGAGACGCCGGAGGGACTGGGGGACGGGCATCTGGTGGCCTGTGCCAGCAATGGTCACGCGCCTGGGAGCAGTGGGCACCTGTCTGGCGCTGATTCGGAGAGCCAAGAGGAGACTACGAAGCTCTGA
- the PLCB3 gene encoding 1-phosphatidylinositol 4,5-bisphosphate phosphodiesterase beta-3 isoform X1, which translates to MAGARPGVHALQLEPPTVVETLRRGSKFIKWDEEASSQNLVTLRVDPSGFFLYWTGPNMEVDTLDISSIRDTRTGRYARLPKDPKIREVLGFGGPDARLEEKLITVVAGPDPVNTSFLNFMAVQDDTAKVWSEELFKLAMNILAQNASRNTFLRKAYTKLKLQVNQDGRIPVKNILKMFSADKKRVETALESCGLNFNRSESIRPDEFSLEIFERFLNKLCLRPDIDKILLEIGAKGKPYLTLEQLMDFINQKQRDPRLNEVLYPPLRPSQARLLIEKYEPNQQFLERDQMSMEGFSRYLGGEENGILPLEALDLSTDMTQPLSAYFINSSHNTYLTAGQLAGTSSVEMYRQALLWGCRCVELDVWKGRPPEEEPFITHGFTMTTEVPLRDVLEAIAETAFKTSPYPVILSFENHVDSAKQQAKMAEYCRSIFGDALLIDPLDKYPLAPGVPLPSPQDLMGRILVKNKKRHRPSTGVPDSSVRKRPLEQSNSALSESSAATEPSSPQLGSPSSDSCPGLSNGEEAGLEKPSLEPQKSLGEESLQRGPDALGSAYREDEEEDEEEEEQTDPKKPTTDEGTASSEVNATEEMSTLVNYIEPVKFKSFEAARKRNKCFEMSSFVETKAMEQLTKSPMEFVEYNKQQLSRIYPKGTRVDSSNYMPQLFWNVGCQLVALNFQTLDVAMQLNVGVFEYNGRSGYLLKPEFMRRPDKSFDPFTEVIVDGIVANAVRVKVISGQFLSDRKVGIYVEVDMFGLPVDTRRKYRTRTSQGNSFNPVWDEEPFDFPKVVLPTLASLRIAAFEEGGKFVGHRILPVSAIRSGYHYICLRNEANQPLCLPALLIYTEASDYIPDDHQDYAEALINPIKHVSLMDQRAKQLAALIGESEAQAGPETSQETQSQQPGSQLTPNPTPSPLDTSPRRPPGPVTCPTSTSLSSPGQRDDLIASILSEVAPAPLDELRGHKALVKLQSRQERDFRELHKKHQRKAVALTRRLLDSLAQAQAESRCRHQPGVLGGEDEREEEEEVKRYQEFQKKQVQCLLELREAQADTESERRLEHLRQAQQKLREIVTDAHTTQFKRLKEMNEREKKELQKILDRKRHNSISEAKTREKHKKEAELTEINRRHITESVNSIRRLEEAQKQRQERLVATQQQILQQLTEEEPKLLAQLAQECQEQRERLPQEIRWSLLGETPEGLGDGHLVACASNGHAPGSSGHLSGADSESQEETTKL; encoded by the exons ATGGCGGGCGCCAGGCCCGGCGTCCACGCGCTGCAGCTGGAGCCGCCCACCGTCGTGGAGACCCTGCGGCGCGGGAGTAAGTTCATCAAATGGGACGAG GAGGCCTCCAGTCAGAACCTGGTAACTCTGCGCGTGGACCCCAGTGGCTTCTTCCTGTACTGGACAGGACCCAACATG GAGGTGGACACGCTGGATATCAGTTCCATCAGGGACACGAGGACAGGCCGTTATGCCCGCCTACCCAAG GACCCCAAGATTCGGGAGGTGTTGGGCTTTGGGGGCCCTGATGCCCGGTTGGAGGAGAAGTTGATAACAGTGGTGGCCGGGCCAGACCCGGTGAATACATCATTCTTGAACTTCATGGCCGTGCAGGATGACACAGCCAAG GTCTGGTCCGAGGAGCTGTTCAAGCTGGCTATGAACATCCTGGCTCAGAACGCCTCCCGGAACACCTTCTTGCGCAAAGC GTACACGAAGCTGAAACTTCAGGTGAACCAGGATGGACGGATCCCTGTCAAGAA CATCCTGAAGATGTTCTCAGCAGACAAGAAGCGGGTAGAAACTgcgctggaatcctgtggcctcaATTTCAACCGG AGCGAGTCCATCCGGCCTGACGAGTTTTCCTTGGAAATCTTTGAGCGGTTCTTGAACAAGCTTTGTCTGCGGCCGGACATTGACAAGATCCTGCTGGAGAT AGGCGCCAAGGGCAAACCATACCTGACGCTGGAGCAGCTCATGGACTTCATCAACCAGAAGCAACGGGACCCGAGGCTCAATGAAGTGCTGTACCCGCCTCTGCGGCCCTCCCAGGCCCGGCTGCTTATCGAGAAGTATGAGCCCAACCAGCAATTCCTGGAGAGAG acCAGATGTCCATGGAGGGCTTCAGCCGCTACCTGGGAGGTGAGGAGAACGGCATCCTGCCCCTAGAGGCCCTGGATCTGAGCACAGACATGACCCAGCCGCTCAGTGCCTACTTCATCAACTCCTCACACAACACCTATCTCACGG CGGGGCAGCTGGCGGGAACCTCGTCGGTGGAGATGTACCGGCAGGCACTGCTGTGGGGCTGCCGCTGCGTGGAGCTGGACGTGTGGAAAGGGCGGCCGCCTGAGGAGGAGCCCTTCATCACCCACGGCTTCACCATGACCACGGAGGTGCCGCTGCGAGACGTGCTGGAGGCCATTGCGGAGACCGCCTTCAAGACCTCGCCCTACCCCGTCATCCTCTCCTTTGAGAACCACGTGGACTC GGCAAAGCAGCAGGCCAAGATGGCTGAGTACTGCCGCTCCATCTTTGGGGACGCACTGCTCATCGACCCCCTGGACAAGTACCCG CTGGCCCCGGGCgtccccctgcccagcccccaggACCTGATGGGCCGCATCCTGGTGAAGAACAAGAAGCGGCACCGGCCCAGCACTGGCGTTCCCGACAGCTCCGTGCGCAAGCGGCCGCTAGAGCAGAGCAACTCGGCCCTGAGCGAGAGCTCCGCCGCCACCGAGCCCTCCTCGCCCCAGCTCG GGTCCCCCAGCTCTGACAGCTGCCCAGGCCTGAGCAATGGGGAGGAGGCGGGCCTTGAGAAGCCCAGCCTGGAGCCTCAGAAGTCTCTGGGTGAGGAGAGTTTGCAGCGGGGCCCTGATGCTCTTGGATCTGCCTACCGTGAGGATGAGGaagaggatgaggaagaggaggaacagaCGGACCCCAAAAAGCCGACCACCGACGAG GGCACTGCCAGCAGTGAGGTCAATGCCACTGAGGAAATGTCGACACTTGTCAACTACATCGAGCCCGTCAAGTTCAAGTCCTTCGAGGCTGCTCGAA agagGAACAAGTGCTTTGAGATGTCATCCTTTGTGGAGACCAAGGCCATGGAGCAACTGACCAAGAGCCCCATGGAGTTTGTGGA ATACAACAAGCAGCAGCTCAGCCGCATCTACCCCAAGGGCACACGCGTGGACTCGTCCAACTACATGCCCCAGCTCTTCTGGAACGTGGGCTGCCAGCTCGTCGCGCTCAACTTCCAGACCCTGG ACGTGGCCATGCAGCTCAACGTGGGCGTGTTCGAGTACAACGGGCGCAGTGGCTACCTACTCAAGCCCGAGTTCATGCGGCGGCCGGACAAGTCCTTTGACCCCTTCACCGAGGTCATCGTGGACGGCATCGTGGCCAATGCCGTGCGGGTCAAG GTGATCTCGGGGCAGTTCCTGTCCGACAGGAAGGTGGGCATCTACGTGGAGGTGGATATGTTCGGCCTCCCCGTCGACACGCGGCGCAAGTACCGCACTCGGACCTCTCAGGGGAACTCGTTCAACCCCGTGTGGGATGAGGAGCCCTTCGATTTCCCCAAG GTGGTGCTGCCCACGCTGGCTTCGCTGCGCATCGCGGCCTTTGAGGAGGGTGGCAAGTTCGTGGGGCACCGGATCCTGCCTGTCTCTGCCATCCGCTCAG GGTACCACTACATCTGCCTGCGGAACGAGGCCAACCAGCCGCTGTGCCTGCCGGCCCTGCTCATCTACACTGAGGCCTCTGACTACATCCCCGATGACCACCAGG ACTACGCAGAGGCCCTGATCAATCCCATCAAGCACGTCAGCCTGATGGACCAGAGGGCCAAGCAGCTGGCCGCCCTCATTGGGGAGAGTGAG gctcaggctggccCGGAGACAAGCCAGGAGACCCAGTCTCAGCAGCCAGGGTCCCAGCTGACCCCAAACCCCACACCCAGCCCACTGGACACCTCCCCCCGCCGGCCCCCAGGCCCCGTCACCTGCCCCACCAGCACCTCCCTCAGCAGCCCAG GTCAGCGCGATGACCTCATTGCCAGCATCCTCTCAG AGGTGGCCCCGGCTCCGCTGGAtgagctccgaggccacaaggcCCTGGTGAAGCTCCAGAGCCGGCAAGAGCGAGACTTTCGAGAGCTGCACAAGAAGCATCAGCGGAAGGCGGTTGCCCTCACACGCCGGTTGCTCGACAGcctggcccaggcccaggccgaGAGCAGGTGCCGGCACCAGCCAGGTGTCCT AGGCGGGGAGGacgagagggaggaggaggaagaggtgaaGAGGTATCAAGAGTTCCAAAAGAAACAGGTGCAGTGTCTGCTGGAGCTGAGGGAGGCCCAGGCGGACACAGAGTCCGAGCGGAGGCTGGAGCACCTGAGACAG GCTCAGCAGAAGCTCAGGGAGATTGTCACGGATGCTCACACCACTCAGTTCAAGAGACTGAAGGAGATGAACGAGAG GGAGAAGAAGGAACTGCAGAAGATCCTGGACAGGAAGCGCCACAACAGTATCTCAGAGGCAAAGACCAGGGAGAAACATAAGAAGGAGGC GGAACTGACAGAGATTAACCGTCGGCACATCACTGAGTCGGTCAACTCCATCCGTCGG ctggaggaggccCAGAAGCAGCGGCAGGAACGCCTTGTGGCCACGCAGCAGCAGATTCTCCAACAGCTGACAGAAGAGGAGCCCAAG ctgctggcccagCTGGCCCAGGAGTGTCAGGAGCAGCGGGAGAGGCTGCCCCAGGAGATCCGCTGGAGCCTGCTGGGCGAGACGCCGGAGGGACTGGGGGACGGGCATCTGGTGGCCTGTGCCAGCAATGGTCACGCGCCTGGGAGCAGTGGGCACCTGTCTGGCGCTGATTCGGAGAGCCAAGAGGAGACTACGAAGCTCTGA